The Mycolicibacterium boenickei genome has a segment encoding these proteins:
- a CDS encoding DUF3800 domain-containing protein, giving the protein MTKPSPATALAGTPGTRTIQIACDESGSEGENLIEGSSRIFAHGSTDLDPGTASQLIDELREAVKFKGLELKSTTLLQNASRRAALLNTLTPGGPLSGRAKFLVIDKWYMAAAKVIDLVIEEDAYAKGIDIYGTGEAYRMAQVLIQEGPRAFGERRMQKLLGDFVSFVRRKQRGGAKTTEAELLQTIDDLRLRNNRRSVTAIMQRLWEGRHYLAGYGPDAPATSMGTLEPIVPAIVSTAKDWHQVHRIPIEIVHDRHAALTPAAVKDILAVSTVRFPGMGIPPPIASLQQVDSRTDARVQVADLVAGVGAWAARSALGGTLHPEEADLIRDFVVTDSMWADVPSWMQLYGRTLR; this is encoded by the coding sequence ATGACTAAGCCGTCCCCAGCAACCGCGTTGGCCGGGACGCCAGGCACCCGAACGATTCAGATCGCATGCGACGAATCCGGTTCTGAGGGCGAGAATCTGATCGAAGGCAGCTCACGGATCTTCGCCCATGGCAGCACAGACCTCGACCCAGGTACCGCATCTCAGCTAATCGATGAACTTCGGGAGGCCGTGAAATTCAAGGGCCTTGAACTGAAATCAACGACGCTGCTACAGAATGCCTCTCGACGGGCCGCGCTACTGAATACGCTCACGCCAGGCGGACCCCTCTCGGGCCGTGCGAAGTTTCTGGTGATCGACAAGTGGTACATGGCGGCGGCCAAGGTAATCGACCTGGTGATCGAGGAGGATGCCTACGCGAAGGGCATCGACATCTACGGTACCGGGGAGGCCTATCGGATGGCGCAGGTGCTGATTCAGGAAGGGCCCCGCGCGTTCGGCGAGAGGCGTATGCAAAAGCTGCTCGGCGACTTCGTATCGTTTGTGCGTCGCAAACAGCGGGGAGGCGCGAAAACGACTGAGGCTGAGTTGCTTCAGACGATCGATGATCTCCGACTTAGGAACAACCGCCGCAGTGTTACCGCCATCATGCAACGGCTGTGGGAGGGTAGGCATTACCTAGCGGGATACGGGCCGGACGCCCCCGCAACTAGCATGGGAACGCTGGAACCGATCGTGCCCGCGATCGTCAGTACGGCCAAAGACTGGCATCAAGTACATCGCATCCCCATTGAGATCGTTCATGATCGCCACGCGGCGTTGACTCCCGCTGCGGTCAAAGACATCTTGGCGGTATCGACTGTTAGATTTCCCGGCATGGGCATCCCGCCGCCGATAGCGTCGCTTCAGCAGGTGGATTCGCGTACTGACGCCCGCGTACAAGTGGCCGACCTTGTCGCAGGGGTAGGCGCGTGGGCTGCTCGCAGCGCCCTCGGCGGGACGCTGCACCCGGAGGAGGCGGACCTCATCCGCGATTTCGTGGTGACCGACTCAATGTGGGCCGACGTGCCGAGTTGGATGCAACTGTATGGACGGACTCTGCGGTGA
- a CDS encoding protein-tyrosine phosphatase family protein produces MQRREPTLIEWAHQYNGYQRLAADPARLADVLRPAMDEFRSTRQVPEWAGVDLLRGWAFWCVRAHRHGGGYDPIEEVFPEFNAIIAALHHHSGATDADRPPLRATPWPHDDILHAWWVEPNRLLAGEYPGATTAEKAEAKIRVLLDAGIDTIIDLTTEGDRLTPYLALLRAEAEKSGRTVRHFAHPIPDFGVIDDAGYDAILARIHSELDAGRNVYVHCWGGKGRTGTVIGCLLAESGLSYDDVIDRIAELRAGTRKAAFVCPESAAQRDLLRARCSR; encoded by the coding sequence ATGCAGCGACGGGAGCCAACGCTCATCGAGTGGGCACATCAGTACAACGGCTACCAACGACTGGCGGCGGACCCAGCCCGCCTCGCAGACGTCCTCCGTCCGGCCATGGACGAATTTCGCAGCACCCGCCAGGTCCCCGAGTGGGCAGGAGTTGACCTACTGCGCGGCTGGGCCTTCTGGTGCGTCCGCGCCCATCGTCACGGCGGCGGCTACGACCCGATCGAAGAGGTGTTTCCCGAGTTCAACGCGATCATCGCAGCACTGCATCACCATTCCGGGGCAACCGACGCCGACCGTCCGCCACTGCGAGCGACACCCTGGCCACATGACGACATCCTTCACGCTTGGTGGGTCGAGCCCAACCGGCTGCTGGCCGGTGAATACCCGGGTGCCACCACCGCAGAGAAAGCCGAAGCCAAGATCCGCGTGCTCCTCGACGCCGGAATCGACACCATCATCGACCTCACCACAGAAGGTGACCGGCTGACGCCCTATCTGGCGCTCCTGCGAGCGGAGGCCGAGAAATCCGGGCGCACAGTGCGGCACTTCGCGCATCCCATTCCCGATTTCGGCGTCATCGACGACGCCGGCTACGACGCGATCCTGGCGCGCATCCACTCCGAGTTGGACGCCGGCCGCAACGTCTACGTGCACTGCTGGGGCGGGAAGGGACGGACCGGCACTGTGATCGGATGCCTGCTCGCTGAATCCGGATTGAGCTACGACGACGTCATCGATCGCATCGCCGAATTACGCGCGGGGACAAGAAAAGCCGCGTTTGTCTGCCCCGAGTCCGCTGCCCAGCGCGACCTTCTGAGAGCTCGCTGCTCCCGGTAG
- a CDS encoding NYN domain-containing protein, with the protein MTELDSRVAVYLDFDNIVISRYDQVNGRNSFQKDKAKGLEPDKLTKATVDVGAILDFASSFGTLVLTRAYADWSADLNAGYREQLVGRAVDLVQLFPAAAYGKNGADIRLAVDAVEDMFRLPDLTHVVIVAGDSDYIPLAQRCKRLGRYVVGIGVAGSSSRVLAAACDEFVVYDSLPGIPTPVPEPEPKPQKRTRKKEEPDPQAEATALLTRALQIGLEKDDVEWLHNSAVKAQMKRMDPSFSEKSLGFKSFSDFLRSRSKVVELDESSTTRMVKLR; encoded by the coding sequence ATGACCGAACTCGACAGCCGCGTCGCGGTCTACCTCGACTTCGACAACATCGTCATCTCCCGCTACGACCAGGTCAACGGTCGCAACTCTTTCCAAAAAGACAAGGCCAAGGGTCTGGAGCCCGACAAGCTCACCAAGGCCACCGTCGACGTCGGCGCGATCCTCGACTTCGCCTCCTCCTTCGGCACATTGGTGCTCACCCGTGCCTACGCGGACTGGTCAGCCGACCTCAACGCCGGGTACCGCGAGCAGCTCGTCGGCCGTGCCGTCGACCTGGTGCAGCTGTTCCCGGCGGCCGCATACGGCAAGAACGGCGCCGACATCCGGCTGGCCGTCGACGCGGTCGAGGACATGTTCCGGCTCCCCGACCTCACCCATGTGGTGATCGTGGCCGGCGACTCCGACTACATTCCCCTGGCCCAGCGCTGTAAACGCCTGGGCCGCTATGTCGTCGGCATCGGAGTCGCCGGATCGTCGAGCCGGGTGCTGGCCGCCGCGTGCGACGAGTTCGTCGTCTACGACTCGCTGCCCGGTATCCCCACCCCCGTCCCTGAGCCGGAACCCAAGCCGCAGAAGCGCACCCGCAAGAAGGAAGAACCCGACCCGCAGGCCGAGGCCACCGCGCTGCTCACCCGCGCCCTGCAGATCGGCCTGGAGAAGGACGATGTCGAGTGGCTGCACAACTCCGCGGTCAAGGCGCAGATGAAGCGGATGGACCCGTCGTTCAGTGAGAAGTCGTTGGGCTTCAAATCGTTCAGCGATTTCCTGCGGTCGCGGTCCAAAGTCGTCGAACTGGACGAGAGCTCGACGACGCGCATGGTCAAGCTGCGCTGA
- a CDS encoding ABC transporter ATP-binding protein produces the protein MADLLVKDLVVEYSSGGYAVRPIDGLDLEVPAGSLAILLGPSGCGKTTLLSCLGGILKPTAGRIEFGDVDVTTLNKKELSNYRRDTVGIVFQAFNLVPSLTAMENVMVPLRAAGMSRYGARERAMELLTRVGLKDRLHHRPGNLSGGQQQRVAVARAIALDPPLILADEPTAHLDFIQVEEVLRLIRELASDERVVVVATHDTRILPLADQVVELVPHVAVEHQGPETVTIEAGEVLFSQGEMGDLIYIITDGEIELARELASGGEEVIKTVGPGDYFGEMGPLFSLPRSATARAKSDATIVGYTVQAFRELLGPTGARNLIGRSEAED, from the coding sequence ATGGCCGACCTACTCGTCAAAGACCTCGTCGTGGAGTACTCCAGCGGCGGGTACGCGGTGCGCCCGATCGACGGCCTCGACCTCGAAGTGCCCGCCGGATCACTGGCAATCCTGCTGGGCCCCAGCGGTTGCGGCAAGACAACGCTGCTGTCGTGTCTGGGCGGGATCCTCAAACCGACCGCGGGCCGCATCGAGTTCGGCGACGTCGATGTGACCACCCTGAACAAGAAGGAGCTGTCGAACTACCGGCGCGACACCGTCGGGATCGTGTTCCAGGCGTTCAACCTGGTGCCCAGCCTCACAGCCATGGAGAACGTGATGGTGCCGCTGCGCGCCGCCGGGATGAGCCGCTACGGCGCCCGCGAGCGCGCCATGGAACTGCTGACCCGCGTCGGGCTCAAAGACCGATTGCACCACCGCCCCGGCAATCTCAGCGGCGGACAACAACAACGCGTCGCGGTGGCCCGCGCGATCGCGCTCGACCCACCACTGATCCTGGCCGACGAACCGACCGCCCACCTCGACTTCATCCAGGTGGAGGAAGTACTGCGACTCATCCGGGAACTGGCCAGCGACGAACGCGTCGTTGTCGTCGCCACCCACGACACCCGCATCCTGCCGCTCGCCGATCAGGTGGTGGAGCTCGTCCCACACGTGGCCGTCGAGCATCAGGGCCCCGAGACCGTGACCATCGAGGCAGGCGAGGTGCTGTTCTCCCAGGGCGAGATGGGCGACCTGATCTACATCATCACCGACGGCGAGATCGAACTGGCCCGCGAATTGGCCAGCGGCGGTGAGGAAGTCATCAAGACCGTCGGGCCCGGCGACTACTTCGGCGAGATGGGTCCGCTGTTCAGCCTGCCCCGGTCGGCGACCGCCCGGGCCAAGTCCGACGCCACCATCGTCGGGTACACCGTCCAGGCGTTCCGAGAACTGCTCGGCCCCACCGGAGCGCGGAACCTCATCGGCCGATCCGAAGCCGAGGACTGA
- a CDS encoding Mut7-C RNAse domain-containing protein: protein MAGYVHVRAYAELNDFLDADSRSQTLRRPCGDHQTVKDVLEAMGIPHTEIDLILVNGDPVGFEHRPAVGDRIAAYPMFEALDVGSTARLRPEPLRHPRFVIDVNLGRLARLLRLLGFDVWWSNDADDQALADISVEQQRTLLTRDRGLLKRRAITHGLFVHSQQPAEQTLEVLRRLDLRRQAKPFIRCVRCNGPLAAVTKEEVADRLEPLTRRYYDEFSQCPDCGQIYWAGAHFAKLRGIVDGLLDQL, encoded by the coding sequence ATGGCCGGCTACGTGCACGTCCGGGCCTACGCCGAGCTCAACGACTTCTTGGACGCTGACTCGCGCAGCCAGACCCTGCGTCGCCCGTGCGGGGATCATCAGACTGTCAAGGACGTGCTGGAGGCCATGGGCATTCCACACACCGAGATCGACCTGATCCTGGTGAACGGGGACCCGGTGGGCTTCGAGCATCGTCCCGCCGTCGGCGACCGGATCGCGGCGTACCCGATGTTCGAGGCGCTCGACGTGGGGTCGACGGCCCGGCTCCGGCCCGAGCCGCTGCGGCATCCGCGGTTCGTGATCGACGTCAACCTCGGCCGACTGGCGCGGCTGCTGCGTCTGCTCGGGTTCGACGTCTGGTGGTCCAACGATGCCGACGATCAGGCCCTGGCGGATATCAGTGTCGAGCAGCAGCGGACCCTGCTCACCCGCGACCGCGGCCTGCTGAAGCGTCGCGCGATCACGCACGGCCTGTTCGTCCATTCCCAGCAGCCCGCGGAGCAGACACTGGAGGTGCTGCGGCGGCTGGATCTGCGGCGGCAGGCCAAGCCGTTCATCCGCTGCGTGCGATGCAACGGGCCGCTGGCCGCGGTGACGAAGGAAGAGGTGGCAGATCGCCTCGAGCCGTTGACCCGCCGCTACTACGACGAATTCAGTCAGTGCCCGGACTGCGGGCAGATTTATTGGGCCGGTGCGCATTTCGCGAAACTACGTGGCATCGTCGACGGGTTGCTCGACCAACTCTGA
- the arr gene encoding NAD(+)--rifampin ADP-ribosyltransferase, translating to MGDVVTNTPIPFEVHESGALLHGTKADLAVGDRLVPGRESNYQAGRIMNHVYVTRTLDAAVWGAEMAVGEGRGRIYIVEPEGAIEDDPNVTDKKLPGNPTRSYRTREPVKIVGEITDWVGHSPEQLQSMRDGLADLRRRGLDVIYD from the coding sequence ATGGGGGATGTTGTGACGAATACGCCGATACCGTTCGAGGTGCACGAGTCGGGTGCGCTGCTGCACGGCACCAAGGCCGACCTGGCGGTGGGGGACCGCCTGGTGCCCGGACGCGAGTCGAATTACCAAGCCGGCCGGATCATGAACCACGTGTACGTGACCCGCACCTTGGATGCCGCGGTGTGGGGTGCCGAGATGGCTGTCGGCGAGGGGCGCGGCCGCATTTACATCGTCGAACCCGAAGGGGCGATCGAGGACGACCCGAACGTGACCGACAAGAAGCTGCCCGGGAATCCGACTCGGTCCTACCGAACCCGTGAGCCGGTGAAGATCGTCGGCGAGATCACCGACTGGGTCGGGCATTCACCCGAGCAGCTGCAGAGCATGCGCGACGGCTTGGCCGACCTTCGGCGGCGCGGGTTGGACGTCATCTACGACTGA
- a CDS encoding type II toxin-antitoxin system HicA family toxin — MDLVDLDNEGPWPGDPEDSDVYEPDWTQVHPADSDIGVPLDWGHGRSTFYDEIQRRASAGFTVPPPDVLDALAWYTPIHYFGLGSAIYIRESAVFDVAGAILNRLPRPEREVPENVDGASRAALSVLYLHEAYHHKIESLAIRFEVVERTRRYLPYSKSVYIPLIEQGSDGVLEEALACAEMYRRFKTEQLYRRGVPKIVRDATLAMLPEWFRTLPPSYREACRYLRNPTFDDAQRILMSQVQEGAAEPKRAAIEWNLTPHMSRGLFNCQTITHVLVPKGQTPILPWIGLTPALPSISSRKAIRYLEDQGWKVDPGRGKGSHVRLKLIGKQPLTIPVNRESLSPPVLKSVANALGIRLADLEF, encoded by the coding sequence ATGGACCTTGTCGACCTGGATAACGAGGGTCCATGGCCCGGCGACCCAGAAGACTCCGATGTGTACGAACCCGACTGGACGCAGGTCCACCCAGCCGACTCCGACATCGGCGTGCCGCTTGACTGGGGGCACGGGCGGTCGACCTTCTATGACGAAATCCAGCGGCGCGCAAGCGCGGGTTTCACGGTTCCTCCCCCGGACGTGCTGGACGCCTTAGCGTGGTACACACCGATTCATTATTTCGGCCTTGGCTCGGCGATCTACATTCGTGAGTCAGCCGTCTTCGACGTCGCCGGCGCAATCCTCAATCGATTGCCGAGGCCTGAGCGCGAGGTGCCCGAGAACGTCGACGGGGCTTCGCGCGCAGCACTGTCGGTGCTCTACCTACACGAGGCGTACCACCACAAGATCGAATCGCTCGCGATCCGATTCGAGGTTGTGGAGCGCACCCGTCGCTACCTCCCGTACTCGAAGTCGGTCTACATCCCACTCATCGAGCAAGGATCTGATGGCGTACTCGAAGAGGCACTTGCGTGTGCGGAGATGTACCGCCGCTTCAAGACTGAACAGCTCTACCGCCGAGGCGTGCCGAAGATTGTCCGGGACGCCACACTGGCAATGCTGCCGGAGTGGTTCCGGACCCTTCCGCCCAGCTACCGCGAAGCGTGCCGATATCTCCGCAACCCAACGTTCGACGACGCGCAACGAATTCTGATGAGCCAAGTTCAGGAAGGTGCGGCCGAACCCAAGCGCGCGGCCATCGAGTGGAACCTGACGCCGCACATGTCCCGCGGATTGTTTAACTGCCAAACCATTACCCACGTACTTGTTCCGAAAGGCCAGACGCCGATCCTGCCCTGGATCGGCCTCACTCCTGCACTCCCCTCAATAAGCAGCAGAAAGGCCATCCGATATCTGGAAGATCAAGGGTGGAAAGTGGACCCAGGCCGCGGCAAGGGATCGCACGTGCGACTCAAACTCATTGGAAAGCAACCGCTTACGATCCCCGTGAACCGAGAGTCACTATCTCCTCCTGTTTTGAAGTCCGTCGCGAACGCGCTGGGCATTCGGCTCGCTGATCTGGAGTTCTAG
- a CDS encoding SDR family NAD(P)-dependent oxidoreductase has translation MNAIDPDQLSTCLRVLSEVHKLPPEHPDAVAVRQATAKMFKELKKVRRAAARDRVAAADRAVIAATATGAPGRIDDETQGLPLVSTAVGASAGTLLRSRACYICKNHHTVVDAFYHQLCPDCAAINRAKRDARTDLTGRRALLTGGRAKIGMYIALRLLRDGAHTTITTRFPNDAVRRFAAMEDSADWLHRLRVVGIDLRDPAQVVALADEVAAQGPLDILINNAAQTVRRPPGSYAALVEAERTPPPALVDVVTFDHVSDAHPHALAGSLGEHPAPHALTELALTARSASPERISAGIAIDAGGLLPDTASVNSWTQRVHEVDAMELLEVQLCNQTAPFILVSRLRPALAASPARRKYVVNVSAMEGQFSRGYKGPGHPHTNMAKAALNMLTRTSSGEMLEQDGILMTAVDTGWITDERPHPTKLRLAEEGFHAPLDLVDGAARVYDPIVRGELGEDLYGCFLKDYAKASW, from the coding sequence GTGAACGCGATCGACCCTGACCAGCTCAGCACGTGCCTGCGGGTGCTGTCCGAGGTGCACAAGCTGCCTCCCGAGCACCCCGACGCCGTTGCTGTGCGCCAGGCCACCGCGAAGATGTTCAAGGAGTTGAAGAAGGTGCGCCGGGCCGCGGCGCGCGATCGGGTTGCGGCCGCGGATCGCGCCGTCATCGCTGCCACCGCCACCGGTGCGCCGGGACGGATCGACGACGAGACCCAGGGTCTGCCGCTGGTGTCCACCGCGGTCGGGGCCAGCGCGGGCACGCTGCTGCGCTCGCGGGCCTGCTACATCTGCAAGAACCACCACACCGTCGTCGACGCCTTCTACCACCAGCTTTGTCCGGACTGCGCCGCGATCAACCGGGCCAAGCGCGATGCCCGCACGGACCTGACCGGGCGCCGGGCCCTGCTCACCGGCGGGCGCGCCAAGATCGGCATGTACATCGCGCTGCGGCTGCTGCGCGACGGCGCGCACACCACGATCACCACCCGGTTCCCCAATGACGCGGTGCGCCGCTTCGCCGCGATGGAGGACAGTGCCGACTGGTTGCACCGGCTGCGGGTGGTGGGGATCGACCTGCGGGACCCGGCCCAGGTGGTGGCCCTGGCCGATGAGGTCGCCGCGCAGGGGCCGCTGGACATCCTGATCAACAACGCGGCGCAGACGGTGCGCCGCCCGCCCGGCTCGTATGCCGCGCTGGTGGAGGCCGAGCGCACCCCGCCGCCGGCTCTGGTGGACGTGGTCACCTTCGACCATGTCAGTGACGCGCATCCGCATGCCCTGGCCGGCAGCCTCGGCGAGCATCCGGCGCCACATGCGCTGACCGAGCTGGCGCTGACCGCGCGCAGCGCCTCGCCGGAGCGGATCTCCGCCGGGATCGCCATCGATGCGGGTGGGCTGTTGCCCGATACCGCGTCAGTGAACAGCTGGACCCAGCGCGTGCACGAGGTCGACGCGATGGAGCTGCTCGAAGTGCAGCTGTGCAACCAGACCGCGCCGTTCATTCTGGTGAGCCGGCTGCGCCCGGCGCTGGCCGCGTCACCGGCCCGGCGCAAGTACGTGGTGAACGTGTCGGCGATGGAGGGCCAGTTCAGCCGCGGCTACAAGGGGCCTGGGCATCCGCACACCAACATGGCCAAGGCCGCGCTGAACATGCTGACCCGCACCAGTTCCGGGGAGATGCTGGAGCAGGACGGCATTCTCATGACTGCCGTCGACACCGGGTGGATCACCGATGAGCGTCCGCACCCGACGAAGCTGCGGCTGGCCGAAGAAGGTTTCCACGCGCCGCTGGATCTGGTGGATGGTGCTGCGCGCGTGTATGACCCGATCGTGCGCGGGGAACTGGGCGAGGATCTGTATGGGTGCTTCTTGAAGGATTACGCGAAGGCCAGTTGGTAG
- a CDS encoding SulP family inorganic anion transporter: protein MSITIPGFRAPSDSVDRPLLWSPAVLRTEVLAGLVVALALIPEAIAFSVIAGVDPRVGLFSTVTMASTIAFTGGRPAMITAATAAVALVVAPVAREFGVGYLVATILLAGVIQMLLAAFGVAKLMRFIPRSVMVGFVNALAILVLVSQLPHLVDVPWLVYPLTVVGVVLMFVLPKLTTAVPAPLVVVLVLTAVVVFFGWDVPDVGDQGALPDSLPVPGLPHVPLTLHTLQVIAPYALGAALVGLLESLMTAKLVDDITDTPSNKTREACGQGIANVVTAIFGGMGGCAVIGQTMMNVKVAGARTRLSTLLTGVFVLILVVSLGDLVGRIPMAALVAVMIVVSFATFDWHSVTPRTLKMLPRSETLIMIVTVVATVVTGNLAVGVSLGVLTAMVAFARRVAHFTSVTAVTGPDGVRTYRVRGDLFFVSSNDLVHQFDYADDPAEVVIDMSGVSVWDASSVASLDAIRLKYSSRGKTVSFTGLDGESLDRLNRLSGRLGV from the coding sequence ATGAGCATCACCATCCCTGGATTTCGCGCGCCTTCAGACAGCGTCGATCGGCCGTTACTGTGGTCACCGGCCGTGCTGCGCACCGAGGTGCTGGCCGGGCTGGTCGTCGCGCTGGCCTTGATCCCCGAGGCCATCGCGTTCTCGGTGATCGCCGGCGTCGACCCCCGAGTGGGCCTGTTCTCGACGGTGACGATGGCGAGCACCATCGCCTTCACCGGCGGACGGCCCGCGATGATCACGGCCGCCACCGCGGCGGTCGCACTCGTCGTCGCCCCGGTGGCACGGGAATTCGGGGTGGGATACCTCGTCGCCACGATTCTCCTGGCGGGCGTGATCCAGATGCTGTTGGCGGCCTTCGGGGTTGCCAAGCTCATGCGGTTCATCCCGCGCAGTGTGATGGTCGGTTTCGTCAACGCGCTGGCCATCCTGGTGCTGGTATCGCAGCTGCCGCATCTGGTCGACGTACCGTGGCTGGTGTATCCGCTGACTGTCGTGGGCGTGGTGCTGATGTTCGTGCTGCCCAAGCTGACAACGGCGGTGCCCGCGCCGCTGGTGGTGGTGCTGGTGCTGACCGCCGTCGTCGTGTTCTTCGGCTGGGACGTGCCCGACGTGGGAGATCAAGGGGCACTGCCTGATTCGTTGCCTGTTCCCGGGCTGCCGCACGTTCCGTTGACCCTGCACACGCTGCAGGTGATCGCGCCCTATGCGTTGGGGGCGGCGCTCGTCGGCCTGCTGGAGTCGCTGATGACGGCCAAGCTCGTCGACGACATCACCGATACCCCGTCCAACAAGACCCGTGAAGCGTGCGGGCAGGGGATCGCCAATGTGGTCACCGCGATCTTCGGTGGCATGGGCGGCTGCGCGGTGATCGGGCAGACCATGATGAACGTCAAGGTGGCCGGGGCCCGAACCCGACTGTCCACCTTGCTGACCGGCGTGTTCGTCTTGATCCTGGTGGTGTCCCTTGGGGATCTCGTCGGACGCATCCCGATGGCCGCGCTGGTGGCGGTGATGATCGTGGTGTCGTTCGCGACCTTCGACTGGCACAGCGTGACGCCGCGCACCCTGAAGATGCTGCCGCGCAGTGAGACTCTGATCATGATCGTCACCGTTGTCGCGACTGTCGTCACCGGGAATCTCGCTGTTGGGGTGTCCCTCGGGGTGCTCACGGCGATGGTGGCGTTCGCCCGCCGCGTCGCACACTTCACCTCGGTGACGGCCGTGACCGGGCCGGACGGTGTGCGGACCTATCGGGTTCGCGGCGACCTGTTCTTCGTGTCCAGCAATGACCTGGTGCACCAGTTCGACTACGCCGACGATCCCGCCGAGGTGGTGATCGACATGTCCGGTGTGTCGGTGTGGGATGCGTCGTCTGTCGCGAGTCTCGATGCGATACGACTCAAGTACTCGTCGCGTGGGAAGACCGTGTCGTTCACCGGACTCGACGGGGAGAGCCTGGACCGGCTGAACCGGCTATCGGGGCGGTTGGGCGTGTGA
- a CDS encoding ABC transporter permease: MLIAALRDLQWRRRRFMIAAVGTALVFAMTLVLTGLANGFRVEAERSVDALHLDAFMIKSGAAGPFLGSAPLPLTDVQRAAKLPGVVTAVPLVYGSSTIPAGGTPRNVNVFGVPEQGPGAPTLKEGRAPHTPDEVAVSTTMGRPVGADVAVGASKLRVVGLVDDLTALAAQDNIYLTVPGAQQLLFSGQKLISSVGIVGNPGAAPPEFRIVDRAGAIDDMVRPLRGANQAMSLMAGLLWAVAALIVGSVIYLSALERTRDFAVFKAVGVATRSIMGGLAMQAVAVALLAALLGAGLSLVLGPPFPMRCDVPTLAFVALPIVAVVIGLLASVAGLRRAVTIDPALAFRGP, from the coding sequence GTGTTGATTGCGGCGTTACGCGATCTGCAGTGGCGCCGACGGCGATTCATGATCGCAGCGGTCGGCACCGCGTTGGTCTTCGCCATGACGCTGGTGTTGACGGGCCTGGCGAACGGTTTCCGCGTCGAAGCCGAACGCAGCGTCGACGCGCTCCACCTCGACGCATTCATGATCAAGTCAGGCGCGGCGGGACCGTTCCTCGGCTCAGCACCGCTGCCACTCACCGACGTTCAAAGGGCCGCCAAGCTGCCGGGTGTCGTCACCGCGGTCCCGCTGGTGTACGGCTCGTCGACGATCCCCGCCGGCGGCACCCCGCGCAACGTGAACGTGTTCGGGGTGCCGGAGCAGGGCCCAGGCGCTCCGACCCTGAAGGAAGGCCGGGCCCCGCACACCCCCGACGAGGTCGCGGTGTCGACGACGATGGGCCGCCCGGTCGGCGCCGACGTCGCGGTGGGCGCGTCGAAACTGCGGGTCGTGGGATTGGTCGATGACCTCACCGCGCTGGCCGCCCAGGACAACATCTACCTGACGGTTCCGGGCGCCCAACAACTGCTGTTCTCCGGGCAGAAGCTCATCTCGTCGGTCGGCATCGTCGGCAATCCGGGCGCGGCGCCACCGGAGTTCCGCATCGTCGACCGGGCCGGCGCCATCGACGACATGGTGCGACCGCTGCGCGGCGCCAACCAGGCGATGAGTTTGATGGCCGGCCTGCTGTGGGCGGTCGCGGCGCTGATCGTCGGCTCGGTGATCTACCTGTCCGCCCTGGAACGCACCCGCGACTTCGCGGTCTTCAAGGCCGTCGGCGTCGCCACCCGATCGATCATGGGCGGCCTGGCGATGCAGGCCGTCGCCGTCGCGCTACTGGCCGCCCTGTTGGGTGCGGGGCTGTCGCTCGTGCTCGGGCCGCCGTTCCCGATGCGCTGCGACGTCCCGACTCTGGCGTTCGTGGCGCTGCCGATCGTCGCCGTCGTGATCGGCCTGCTGGCCAGCGTGGCCGGGCTGCGCCGCGCCGTCACCATCGACCCTGCCCTGGCGTTCCGAGGACCGTGA